The stretch of DNA GGCACAGAGGTGGAAGAGGGCACGGGGTCTAGCCTGGAGGCTATGACCACAGGGTCCTGGTGCAGGCTGGGGACACACTTGGGGCCCTTCTACCTGCAGAAGCCCagtctgtgccaggccccagggtgAGCGGTAGCCTACTATAGGCATGGGCAAGAGGCATGGAAGCCAGGGGAAGCCATGTGCCAACAGGGACCTGGGCTAGAGTGCAGAGGGGGTATCACAGTAATGATGGTGCTGCAGAGCCGGAAGGACAGGGCACCCCCTGCCTGGACCTTTGGCGAGTCTGCGCCAGGAGAGGATGCTGGGAAGATACTGCTTCCTGTCTGTGAGCCTGAGGCCCAGTTCAACTCAGACCTCATGGCCCTATCTGAGGGGTCATCAGGGTTAGAAAGACAGGAGCCCCCAAACACCCTCCAGCTTGCTCTTCCAAAAGCTCTCAGCCCAGCAGGAAGTTCTTCCTGGTTCCCCACCCCATGGCTCCACCACCAAGGATGTGGAGAGCCTCAACACCAGGCCGGGGGTGGCggggggaagaaagaaaagtgttTTCCCCATGTCTTTCCTTTCCTGGTCTGTTGATTTTCCCAGGAGCCGCCACATCTGGGGAGAAATTCTTGGCGCAGCTCACACTGGCAAAGACAAGCATGCTCTGAGCCAAGTGCAGGGACTGAGAGGGtgtggggaagcagggctggaacTGCAGGGGCCTGAGTGAGTCCCTTCCTCACAAGCTCTGCCCCAgaggccagctctgcccctgccttCAGTGCCGAATCTGCCGAGCCACGGTGACTGGCCTTGCTTGGCACGCCACTTCTCCTCCTGACCCTGTCCCCAGTCTATGTAAACAGTGCATCTGAACTTGACATCAGATTGCAATCCATTTTTAGTAGTGAAACTTCATTTTCTTGGATGAATGATTTGACCAAACCTCAATATATCAAAtagcttttttcccttttttttttttaaagaccaagcAGGCAGGGTCAGCACAGGAGTGGGTGGAACATCTGTTGAGCCTTACCTTCCCAGAGTCAGCACCCGACCTTGGGCAGAGCAGGTACCCTAACATCCCTAGAACAGACAGGGACCATATTCTTGTGGTGCACATGGAGGGCCCCGAGAGGGCCAGGGACTGCTGCCCAGAGCCTCAGTGCCCGACTTGCGGCCCAGCATGCCTGCTCCAGGCCATACACACTGTGAGGCAAAGGCCTGGGGCATGCAGTCCAGAGCTGGAGGCGGTTGCTACTTCCTCACCTGTGCTACAGGTCCCCGAACCCAGTCCACGGCACCCAGTAACCTTGGCCTGCAGGCTAATGCCCTCCCTCTGTGTCCTCTCTGCAGGTGCGCCTCCTGGACCATGAGGTCACCGCTCTGCTGGCTCCTCCCACTTCTCATTTTGGCCTCGGTGGCCCAAAGCCAGTCGACAAGACGAGCAAGACCTGGCCCTGCACGTGGACGCAGGCCCCGGCCCCCgcccacacccagcttccctcaGCCACATGAGCCAGCCGAGCCCACAGATctgcctcccccactccccccaggccctccctctgtcttccctgACTGTCCCCGGGAGTGTTACTGCCCCCCTGACTTCCCATCTGCCCTCTACTGTGACAGCCGCAACCTGCGCAAGGTGCCCGTCATCCCACCGCGCATCCACTACCTCTACCTGCAGAACAACTTCATCTCCGAGCTCCCCGTGGAGTCCTTCCGGAATGCCACGGGCCTGAGGTGGGTCAACCTGGACAACAACCGCATCCGCAAGGTGGAGCAGAGggtgctgcagcagctgcccagcctggccttcctgTACCTGGAGAAGAACCAGCTGGAGGAGGTGCCGGCGGCGCTGCCACAGAGCCTGGAGCAGCTGCGGCTGAGCCAGAACCAGATCTCCAGGATCCCGCCGGGCGTCTTCAGCAAGCTGGAGAACCTGCTGCTCTTGGACCTGCAGCACAACAGGCTGAGTGATGGCGTCTTCAAGCCCGACACCTTCCAGGGCCTCAAGAACCTCATGCAGCTCAACCTGGCCCACAACATCCTGCGCAAGATGCCCCCCAAGGTGCCCCCAGCCATCCACCAGCTCTACCTGGACAGCAACAACATCGAGGCCATCCCCAATGGCTACTTCAAGGGCTTCCCCAACCTGGCCTTCATCCGGCTGAACTACAACAAGCTGTCGGACAGGGGCCTCCCCAAGAACTCCTTCAACATTTCCAACCTGCTGGTGCTTCACCTGTCGCACAACAAGATCAGCAACGTGCCCGCCATCAACAACAGGCTGGAGCACTTGTATCTCAACAACAATAGCATCGAGAGTGAGTGGGGGCAGGGcccaagggtggcagggagcggggcagggagggaaggcgGGGAGGCCCCACTGCCTCTGGTCTCGCCCAGGAAcctcagggagggctggggcagaAAGCGTGCCCTCTGGCAAGACCTTTGACCTCTCTGGGGAGTGTCATCCTCTGTATGTGAGGATGGTGATGATACCTTGGAGCACAAGGCAAATGCAAGCACTGAAGAACATCAGCCAGAATGCACGTGGGCTTGCTTTCTCATCCACACCCTGTCTCGTCAGCCCCAGCTTCCCTGGCCTCCAGGCGACTCCTGGACATTCTCCTACCAGCAGAACAGCCACGTCAGTGCCCAGCCTGATATGTCCCGGGCCCGCAGCTGTGAGAGGAGGAGTCTCCCCAGATGCAGCCCTTGGCTTGCAGGAATCTGCGGCAGAGACCCCAGGCggcagtcagaaaaaaaaattttatatatatatatatacacacacacacagccaggctTCCTTGTTCTCCTGGAAGACAGACAGCTCCCGGAGCTGGTCCCCCAACCCAGAGAGGAAGCTGGCAGCTGCAGGTTTGCTTCAATAAAAAGTGTCAACTCTGAGCATCAGCACAAAGGTTTAGAAACCAAAGAGAGAGAGCAGTATTGGATACTCGAACAATGCCAGGCTACATTCACATAGGGAATGCACCTGCTAAAGACTGAAGGGGATCAGGGGTAAAAGGAGACAATGTCGAGGGTGCCCTCACCTTTGTTTCCAATCCAGAGGACACAAAGCAGGTTGTTGACATTCCCCAAAGTCTTGAAACACAGCGAAAGGCAAACAGGCCTGTTCTCTCATCGGGGATAATAACAAGAAGTGGGGGAGGAATCTTTTAAAGCTTGTAAGAAACAAACTCGGGAAAATAGAAAAGCTATCTAATTTTACCCCGCAGGTAGCACATTAAAATGGAATGCGCTGAACACGGGGCCCCCAGGAAGCTGTGTAGGCTGAAAATATGGACAGAAAGGAGCCCTCCATCAAGAAATAGCTGGTCATAGAACAGGCTGCTCTGTGAGGTTGAAGTCAGAGAGAACACgccccatgcacacacacccagcctcctgcagcccacccatggcatcacaggcagatgGCATGGGCAGAGAGGACGTTCGGCCAGTGTGA from Ochotona princeps isolate mOchPri1 chromosome 10, mOchPri1.hap1, whole genome shotgun sequence encodes:
- the PRELP gene encoding prolargin, which encodes MRSPLCWLLPLLILASVAQSQSTRRARPGPARGRRPRPPPTPSFPQPHEPAEPTDLPPPLPPGPPSVFPDCPRECYCPPDFPSALYCDSRNLRKVPVIPPRIHYLYLQNNFISELPVESFRNATGLRWVNLDNNRIRKVEQRVLQQLPSLAFLYLEKNQLEEVPAALPQSLEQLRLSQNQISRIPPGVFSKLENLLLLDLQHNRLSDGVFKPDTFQGLKNLMQLNLAHNILRKMPPKVPPAIHQLYLDSNNIEAIPNGYFKGFPNLAFIRLNYNKLSDRGLPKNSFNISNLLVLHLSHNKISNVPAINNRLEHLYLNNNSIEKINGTQICPNNLVTFHDFSSDLENVPHLRYLRLDGNYLKPPIPLDLMMCFRLLQSVVI